From Lolium perenne isolate Kyuss_39 chromosome 5, Kyuss_2.0, whole genome shotgun sequence, a single genomic window includes:
- the LOC139831719 gene encoding coatomer subunit beta-2-like: MDKLCTLLCHFDKGSAAMANEIKADLEGSNVAAKVEAMKRAVTLLLNGETLPTLFITIVCYVLPSEDHTIQKLLLLYHEIIDKRDSASCGLPEMILICQNLRKNLQHPNKYICGVTLRFLCRLSEPEVLELLVPSILDNLEHRHHFIRRHALSAISSIYRLPHGD, translated from the coding sequence ATGGACAAGCTGTGCACGCTGCTGTGCCACTTCGACAAGGGCTCCGCCGCCATGGCCAACGAGATCAAGGCGGATCTCGAGGGCAGCAACGTCGccgccaaggtggaggccatgaaGCGCGCCGTCACGCTCCTCCTCAATGGCGAAACCCTGCCCACGCTCTTCATCACCATCGTGTGCTACGTCCTCCCCTCCGAGGACCACACCATCCAGAAGCTGCTGCTCCTCTACCACGAGATCATCGACAAGCGCGACTCCGCCAGCTGCGGCCTCCCGGAGATGATCCTCATTTGCCAGAACCTCCGCAAAAACCTGCAGCACCCAAACAAGTACATCTGCGGCGTCACGCTGCGCTTCCTCTGCCGCCTCTCCGAGCCGGAGGTGCTCGAGCTGCTCGTGCCTTccatcctcgacaacctcgagcaCCGCCACCACTTCATCCGCCGCCACGCGCTCTCCGCGATCTCGTCTATCTACCGCCTCCCGCACGGGGACTAG